A window of the Streptomyces sp. NBC_00454 genome harbors these coding sequences:
- a CDS encoding type II secretion system F family protein, producing MNPYVSLTLAATLLSCLFVIWGVHAYSKGRAQRAALIDRLSASGAPEPLGRVRRFRSLDRRLRRTQLGKRIEIKLATTGLDVTPGEFFAYMLASVAAVWLLAASLLAPFFGPVAGAIGLWSANAFLTWQRTRRTERFISQLPELARILANATQAGLALRTAIDVAAEELEAPAGEELTRVADRLAIGHSIEESLSELTERLPSRELVVLVSTLVLSARAGGAIVGSLRNLTVTLEQRKETRREVRTQLSQVTATAYLVPAIGLGSLLLVNAMMPGALDRMTGAFIGQTAVLVSIGLFTLGFVLIRRMSKIDV from the coding sequence GTGAACCCCTACGTCTCCCTCACCCTCGCCGCCACCCTGCTCTCCTGCCTGTTCGTGATCTGGGGCGTCCACGCCTACTCCAAGGGCCGCGCCCAGCGCGCCGCCCTCATCGACCGGCTCTCGGCGAGCGGAGCCCCCGAGCCGCTCGGCCGCGTACGCCGCTTCCGCTCCCTGGACCGCCGGCTGCGGCGCACGCAGCTGGGCAAGCGCATCGAGATCAAGCTGGCCACCACCGGACTGGACGTGACCCCGGGGGAGTTCTTCGCCTACATGCTCGCCTCGGTCGCGGCGGTCTGGCTCCTGGCCGCCTCCCTCCTGGCCCCCTTCTTCGGCCCGGTCGCGGGCGCCATCGGCCTCTGGTCGGCCAACGCCTTCCTCACCTGGCAGCGCACCCGCCGCACCGAACGCTTCATCAGCCAACTCCCCGAACTGGCCCGCATCCTGGCCAACGCCACCCAGGCCGGCCTCGCCCTGCGCACGGCCATCGACGTCGCGGCGGAGGAGCTCGAAGCCCCGGCGGGCGAGGAGTTGACCCGTGTCGCCGACCGCCTGGCCATCGGCCACTCCATCGAGGAGTCGCTGAGCGAGCTCACGGAACGCCTGCCCTCCCGGGAGCTGGTCGTCCTGGTCTCCACCCTGGTCCTGTCGGCGCGGGCGGGCGGGGCGATCGTGGGCAGCCTGCGCAACCTCACGGTCACCCTGGAACAGCGCAAGGAGACCCGGCGCGAGGTCCGCACCCAGCTCTCCCAGGTGACGGCGACGGCGTACCTGGTCCCGGCGATCGGGCTCGGCTCGCTGCTCCTGGTGAACGCGATGATGCCGGGCGCCCTGGACCGCATGACCGGGGCCTTCATCGGCCAGACGGCCGTCCTGGTGTCGATCGGCCTCTTCACCCTGGGATTCGTCCTCATCCGCCGTATGTCGAAGATCGACGTGTGA
- a CDS encoding TadE/TadG family type IV pilus assembly protein, with the protein MNRRSRERADRGQVAIEYIGFVPILLFVALCAIQLGWVAYVHQQAETAARTAARVEAHMGSGGAAAGQAAVREGLGADISVTKNADTVTARVTIKINSIIPGLNPDPATATAVMPNDDPKGP; encoded by the coding sequence ATGAACCGCAGAAGTCGGGAGCGCGCCGACCGGGGCCAAGTGGCCATCGAGTACATCGGCTTCGTCCCCATCCTCCTCTTCGTCGCGCTGTGCGCCATCCAGCTGGGCTGGGTCGCGTACGTCCACCAGCAGGCCGAGACGGCGGCGCGGACGGCGGCCCGCGTCGAGGCCCACATGGGCTCGGGCGGAGCGGCGGCGGGTCAGGCGGCCGTCCGGGAGGGGCTGGGCGCCGACATCAGCGTGACCAAGAACGCCGACACCGTCACCGCACGGGTGACCATCAAGATCAACTCGATCATCCCCGGGCTCAACCCCGACCCGGCGACGGCCACCGCCGTCATGCCCAACGACGACCCGAAGGGACCCTGA
- a CDS encoding chitinase — MNRIRSLALLGAATLTAGGLTALATGTAQAADVNVVRNGGFESGLSNWTCTSGSGAVVSSPVFAGSAALKATPAGQDNAQCSQTVTVKPNSTYTLSEQVNGSYVYLGATGTGTQDVSTWTPGTGGGFQKLSTTFTTGASTTQVTVWTHGWYGQPGYVVDEFSVFGPDGGGGTDPAPTVPGAPAGTAVSGQSSSGLTLSWNAVTGATGYYVYQDGVRVQTVTSGTSAQITGLAASTSYSFQVSAYNAAGEGTKAAAVTGTTTSGGGGNPNPNPAVPKHALTGYWQNFNNGATVQKISDVSSQYDIIAVSFADATSTPGAIAFNLDSAGLGGYTVAQFKADIAAKKTAGKSVILSIGGEKGTITVNDSASANNLANSAYALMQEYGFSGIDIDLENGLNPTYMTQALHSLASKAGSSFVLTMAPQTIDMQSTQGGYFKTALAVKDILTVVNMQYYNSGSMNGCDGNVYSQGTVDFLTALACIQLEGGLDPSQVGIGVPASPSGAGSGYVSPTIVNNALDCLTKGTSCGNFKPSKTYPALRGAMTWSTNWDAKAGSAWSNAVGPKVHSLP, encoded by the coding sequence GTGAACCGCATACGCTCCCTCGCCCTCCTGGGCGCGGCCACCCTGACCGCCGGCGGCCTCACCGCGCTCGCCACCGGCACCGCGCAGGCCGCCGACGTGAACGTCGTCCGCAACGGAGGCTTCGAGTCCGGCCTCTCCAACTGGACGTGTACCTCCGGCAGCGGCGCCGTCGTCTCCTCCCCCGTCTTCGCGGGGTCCGCCGCGCTCAAGGCCACCCCGGCGGGCCAGGACAACGCCCAGTGCAGCCAGACCGTCACGGTCAAGCCGAATTCGACGTACACGCTGAGCGAGCAGGTCAACGGCTCGTACGTGTACCTCGGCGCGACCGGGACCGGCACCCAGGACGTCTCCACCTGGACCCCCGGCACCGGCGGCGGCTTCCAGAAGCTGTCCACCACCTTCACCACCGGCGCGAGCACCACGCAGGTCACCGTCTGGACGCACGGCTGGTACGGCCAGCCGGGCTACGTGGTCGACGAGTTCAGCGTCTTCGGTCCCGACGGCGGCGGTGGCACGGATCCCGCCCCGACCGTTCCCGGCGCCCCGGCCGGCACCGCCGTTTCCGGCCAGAGCTCCAGCGGGCTCACCCTTTCGTGGAACGCCGTCACCGGCGCCACCGGCTATTACGTGTATCAGGACGGCGTCCGCGTGCAGACCGTGACCTCGGGCACCTCCGCCCAGATCACCGGGCTCGCCGCGTCGACCTCGTACTCCTTCCAGGTGAGCGCGTACAACGCGGCCGGCGAGGGCACGAAGGCGGCGGCCGTCACCGGCACCACCACGAGCGGCGGGGGCGGCAACCCGAACCCGAACCCGGCGGTTCCCAAGCACGCGCTGACGGGCTACTGGCAGAACTTCAACAACGGCGCGACCGTCCAGAAGATCTCCGACGTGTCCTCCCAGTACGACATCATCGCCGTCTCCTTCGCCGACGCCACGAGCACGCCGGGCGCCATCGCCTTCAACCTCGACTCGGCCGGCCTCGGCGGCTACACGGTCGCCCAGTTCAAGGCCGACATCGCCGCGAAGAAGACGGCCGGCAAGTCCGTCATCCTCTCCATCGGCGGCGAGAAGGGCACCATCACGGTCAACGACTCGGCGTCCGCGAACAACCTCGCGAACTCCGCGTACGCGCTGATGCAGGAGTACGGCTTCAGCGGCATCGACATCGACCTGGAGAACGGCCTCAACCCCACCTACATGACCCAGGCGCTGCACTCGCTCGCTTCGAAGGCCGGCTCCTCCTTCGTCCTGACCATGGCCCCGCAGACCATCGACATGCAGTCGACCCAGGGCGGCTATTTCAAGACGGCGCTGGCCGTCAAGGACATCCTGACCGTCGTCAACATGCAGTACTACAACAGCGGCTCGATGAACGGCTGCGACGGCAACGTCTACTCCCAGGGCACGGTGGACTTCCTCACCGCGCTGGCCTGCATCCAGCTCGAGGGCGGCCTCGACCCCTCGCAGGTGGGCATCGGCGTCCCGGCCTCCCCGAGCGGCGCGGGCAGCGGCTACGTCTCCCCGACCATCGTGAACAACGCGCTGGACTGCCTGACCAAGGGCACGAGCTGCGGGAACTTCAAGCCGTCCAAGACGTACCCCGCACTGCGCGGGGCGATGACCTGGTCGACCAACTGGGACGCCAAGGCGGGCAGCGCTTGGTCCAACGCGGTGGGCCCGAAGGTCCACAGCCTGCCGTAG
- a CDS encoding CpaF family protein: MSLRSRVNTPDDRHSPREDGRLVSSYRAKLLEEIDLAEMSALAPAERRARLERVLGHIISREGPVLSTAERAQLIRRVVDEALGLGVLEPLLEDPTISEIMVNGPDQIFVERSGRVEQLPLRFASHDQLMQTIERIVSTVNRRVDEANPMVDARLPSGERVNVIIPPLSLTGATLTIRRFPRAFTLHEMVGLGSLDEHMLLLLSGLVAAKMNVIVSGATGTGKTTLLNALSGLIPEGERIITIEDSAELQLQQAHVIRLESRPANVEGKGRITIRDLVRNSLRMRPDRIIVGEVRGGETLDMLQAMSTGHDGSLATVHANSSEDALMRLQTLASMSEVEIPFEALQDQINSAVNVVVQLTRFGDGTRRITEISILDSHGREPFRIIPVCRFVPQPMGADTRVQGYFAYYPLPRRIADRLYMNSQPIPQAFGVALPEDPLTSGITMPRTIGGPAL; encoded by the coding sequence ATGAGCCTGCGTTCCCGGGTCAACACGCCCGACGACCGCCACAGCCCCCGCGAGGACGGCCGGCTGGTCTCCTCGTACCGCGCCAAGCTGCTGGAGGAGATCGACCTCGCGGAGATGTCCGCGCTCGCGCCCGCCGAGCGCCGGGCGCGCCTGGAGCGCGTACTGGGCCACATCATCAGCCGCGAGGGCCCGGTCCTGTCCACCGCCGAGCGCGCCCAGCTGATCCGCCGCGTCGTCGACGAGGCCCTGGGCCTCGGCGTGCTCGAACCGCTACTGGAGGACCCGACCATCTCCGAGATCATGGTCAACGGGCCCGACCAGATCTTCGTGGAGCGCTCCGGCCGCGTGGAGCAGCTCCCGCTGCGCTTCGCCTCGCACGACCAGCTGATGCAGACCATCGAGCGCATCGTCTCCACCGTCAACCGCCGTGTGGACGAGGCCAATCCGATGGTCGACGCCCGTCTGCCCAGCGGCGAGCGCGTCAACGTCATCATTCCGCCGCTGTCCCTGACGGGCGCCACGCTCACGATCCGCCGCTTCCCCCGGGCCTTCACCCTGCACGAGATGGTCGGCCTGGGTTCCCTGGACGAGCACATGCTCCTGCTGCTGTCCGGGCTGGTGGCGGCCAAGATGAACGTGATCGTCTCCGGCGCCACCGGCACCGGCAAGACCACCCTCCTCAACGCCCTCTCCGGCCTGATCCCGGAGGGCGAGCGGATCATCACCATCGAGGACTCGGCCGAGCTCCAGCTCCAGCAGGCGCACGTGATCCGCCTCGAATCGCGCCCGGCGAACGTGGAGGGCAAGGGCCGGATCACCATCCGCGACCTCGTCCGCAACTCCCTGCGCATGCGCCCCGACCGCATCATCGTCGGCGAGGTCCGCGGCGGCGAGACCCTCGACATGCTCCAGGCGATGTCCACGGGCCACGACGGCTCCCTGGCCACCGTCCACGCCAACAGCTCGGAGGACGCCCTGATGCGCCTCCAGACCCTCGCCTCCATGTCGGAGGTGGAGATCCCCTTCGAGGCGCTCCAGGACCAGATCAACAGCGCCGTCAACGTCGTCGTCCAGCTGACCCGCTTCGGCGACGGCACGCGCCGCATCACCGAGATCTCCATCCTCGACTCGCACGGCCGCGAACCGTTCCGGATCATCCCGGTCTGCCGCTTCGTCCCCCAGCCGATGGGCGCGGACACCCGCGTCCAGGGCTACTTCGCCTACTACCCCCTGCCGCGCCGCATCGCGGACCGCCTCTACATGAACAGCCAGCCGATCCCGCAGGCCTTCGGCGTGGCCCTGCCCGAAGACCCACTCACGTCCGGCATCACCATGCCGCGCACGATCGGCGGGCCCGCCCTGTGA
- a CDS encoding DUF5936 domain-containing protein yields MALLLAVVVGLSVFGIFHGVRLYRAETKLPTDLALALEVGATRTTAVGSAIDRMGIRYAPLVLRLMGPARVARKRRQIDSAGNPAGLTIDRYAARRAVYGFLGALGAFAMLLNGQLVPALLMVAFGLFWIEVGLWSAVRIRRDHIERTLPDFLDVLAVVVSAGLGFRQALARVADKYEGPWADEIRITLQQMDMGVSRRQAFDELRRRNDSEQVAQFVTALQQGEELGSPIVETLIAIAEDMRRTDAQNARRRAARAVPKATFAVTTFMLPGTLILLVCGFVYGANVDFGALFGGG; encoded by the coding sequence ATCGCTCTGCTCCTGGCCGTCGTGGTGGGCCTCTCCGTCTTCGGGATCTTCCATGGCGTCCGCCTCTACCGCGCCGAGACCAAACTCCCCACCGACCTCGCCCTGGCCCTGGAGGTCGGCGCCACCCGTACGACGGCCGTCGGCTCGGCCATCGACCGGATGGGCATCCGCTACGCGCCGCTGGTCCTGCGCCTGATGGGCCCCGCCCGAGTGGCGCGCAAACGCCGCCAGATCGACTCGGCGGGCAACCCGGCGGGCCTCACCATCGACCGCTACGCGGCCCGCCGCGCGGTGTACGGGTTCCTGGGCGCCCTCGGCGCCTTCGCGATGTTGCTCAACGGCCAACTGGTCCCGGCCCTCCTCATGGTGGCCTTCGGACTGTTCTGGATCGAGGTCGGCCTGTGGTCGGCGGTCCGCATCCGCCGCGACCACATCGAGCGCACGCTCCCCGACTTCCTGGACGTCCTCGCGGTCGTGGTCAGCGCGGGCCTCGGCTTCCGCCAGGCCCTGGCCCGGGTGGCGGACAAGTACGAGGGCCCGTGGGCGGACGAAATCCGCATCACCCTCCAACAGATGGACATGGGAGTCAGCCGCCGCCAGGCCTTCGACGAGCTGCGCCGCCGCAACGACTCCGAGCAGGTGGCGCAGTTCGTCACCGCCCTCCAGCAGGGCGAGGAGCTGGGCTCCCCGATCGTGGAGACACTGATCGCGATCGCCGAGGACATGCGCCGCACGGATGCGCAGAACGCCCGCCGGCGGGCGGCCCGGGCGGTCCCGAAGGCCACGTTCGCCGTCACGACGTTCATGCTGCCGGGCACGCTGATCCTGCTGGTGTGCGGGTTCGTCTACGGCGCGAACGTCGACTTCGGCGCCCTGTTCGGAGGCGGGTGA
- a CDS encoding TadE/TadG family type IV pilus assembly protein has protein sequence MAVEFVGTVPLILLLVAAVWECVLIGYAFSLAGNAADEAARAGAVKGAAECRAAAGKYIGGAWNMSVDCGASGDLYKATVTLNIPVLYPGLGFGSIDGTAGAAMERESP, from the coding sequence GTGGCCGTCGAGTTCGTCGGTACCGTGCCGCTGATCCTGCTGCTCGTCGCGGCGGTGTGGGAGTGCGTGCTGATCGGCTACGCCTTCTCGCTGGCCGGGAACGCGGCGGACGAGGCGGCGCGGGCGGGTGCGGTGAAGGGGGCGGCGGAGTGCCGGGCGGCGGCGGGCAAGTACATCGGGGGAGCCTGGAACATGTCCGTGGACTGCGGTGCGTCCGGGGACCTCTACAAGGCGACCGTCACCCTCAACATCCCCGTCCTGTACCCCGGGCTCGGCTTCGGCTCGATCGACGGCACGGCCGGCGCGGCGATGGAGAGGGAGTCACCATGA
- the iscB gene encoding RNA-guided endonuclease IscB translates to MFVLDRHGNPLQPTAPARARKLLDQGRAVVARHTPFVIRLKDRTVSESQVDGVEMGIDPGSKHTGIAVFSAKDGNRRGLYAVELTHRGGAIRDKLTARAAYRRGRRTRNLRYRAPRFSNRTRPKGWLAPSLRHRVDTTMSWTARLARWAPVRAVHVERVAFDTHAMSHGGPLEGAEYQHGTLQGTEAREYLLAKWGRACAYCGATGVPLNIDHIHPRSRGGSDRISNLTIACVPCNEKKSNQLVDGFLKKSPSLLARILAQAKAPLCDAAVVNATRWALWRALDAAFPMVQTASGGRTKWNRQRAGLTKTHTLDALCVGHLDTVRGTPARILAVTATGRGTYTRTSPDKYGFPRLRRPRQKQFFGYQTGDLACAVVPTGKKTGTHTGRVAVRATGSFNIKTAHGLIQGIGHTYFRIIQRADGYAYAARPEGPTTQLKQGVSTKEVR, encoded by the coding sequence GTGTTCGTCCTGGACAGGCACGGCAACCCGCTGCAGCCGACCGCACCCGCCAGGGCCCGCAAGCTCCTCGACCAAGGCCGGGCGGTCGTGGCCCGGCACACTCCGTTCGTGATCCGCCTCAAGGACCGCACGGTCTCCGAATCCCAGGTGGACGGTGTGGAAATGGGGATCGACCCCGGCTCCAAGCACACCGGTATCGCCGTCTTCTCCGCGAAGGATGGGAACCGCCGCGGCCTGTACGCGGTCGAACTCACCCACCGAGGCGGAGCCATCCGGGACAAGCTCACCGCTCGTGCCGCTTACCGGCGGGGTCGGCGCACACGGAACCTGCGCTACCGCGCACCCCGCTTCTCCAACCGCACCCGCCCCAAGGGCTGGCTGGCACCGTCACTGCGTCACCGTGTGGATACCACTATGTCGTGGACGGCACGGCTCGCACGGTGGGCACCCGTCCGCGCCGTTCATGTGGAACGAGTCGCGTTCGATACGCATGCCATGTCCCACGGCGGACCGCTGGAGGGGGCCGAGTACCAGCACGGCACCCTGCAGGGCACAGAAGCCCGCGAGTACCTGTTGGCCAAGTGGGGGAGGGCCTGCGCCTACTGCGGCGCCACCGGAGTGCCTCTCAATATCGACCACATCCACCCCCGCTCACGCGGAGGCAGCGACCGTATCTCCAACCTGACCATTGCCTGCGTGCCCTGCAATGAAAAGAAGTCCAACCAGCTGGTCGATGGCTTCCTCAAGAAGTCCCCGAGCCTGTTGGCCCGCATCCTCGCCCAGGCCAAAGCCCCGCTCTGCGACGCGGCAGTCGTCAACGCCACCCGCTGGGCGCTGTGGCGTGCCCTCGACGCGGCTTTCCCCATGGTGCAGACCGCGTCGGGGGGCCGCACCAAATGGAACCGGCAGCGTGCCGGCCTGACCAAGACCCACACCCTCGACGCTCTGTGCGTCGGCCACCTCGACACTGTCAGAGGTACCCCGGCCCGCATCCTCGCGGTCACCGCGACCGGGCGTGGCACCTACACCCGCACCAGCCCAGACAAGTACGGCTTCCCCCGTCTCCGCCGACCGAGGCAGAAGCAGTTCTTCGGCTACCAGACCGGCGACCTCGCCTGCGCCGTCGTCCCCACGGGCAAGAAGACCGGCACTCACACGGGCCGCGTCGCTGTCCGCGCCACCGGCAGCTTCAACATCAAAACCGCACACGGCCTCATCCAAGGCATCGGTCACACGTACTTCCGCATCATCCAACGAGCCGACGGCTACGCCTACGCCGCCCGACCCGAAGGGCCCACCACTCAGTTGAAGCAGGGCGTTTCCACGAAGGAAGTCCGATGA
- a CDS encoding sensor histidine kinase: MAVLDYALPAPTALPPSPTLQVNALRALCRQVFAFRLVMIALGAPLALARTAPGAPTYLVAGAIVLTFMLSYVLFRDWERFGPLLLRHRWLLAADMGLSALLLITATPESPLGFVSLCTPLLAGLVYGWRGSAVYAAAQAVAVAALAHTLTLPALCLLAGAAGSCLRDLLFRFGAASQALTETRARLAVTEAIRAERDHLAREMHDSVSKTLHGLALTADALARTTDPSTLRGQAEALSAAARTAAAESRALLTDLRRDLDTPGVSLLPELRRLTEGAELRTTGVLPAVPAAVARHLLAVASEALENARRHAGPARVRVSLAADPTHLTLTVEDDGLGLGGGGAADLPSLARGGHFGLLGMTERAAAIGARLHIGPGTGGAGCRVRLDLPLAALDGGA; the protein is encoded by the coding sequence ATGGCGGTACTGGACTACGCGCTGCCGGCGCCCACGGCCCTGCCCCCCTCCCCGACCCTCCAGGTGAACGCGCTCCGGGCGCTGTGCCGCCAGGTCTTCGCGTTCCGCTTGGTGATGATCGCCCTGGGCGCACCCCTGGCCCTGGCACGGACGGCACCCGGAGCCCCGACCTACCTGGTCGCCGGCGCGATCGTCCTCACCTTCATGCTGTCCTACGTCCTCTTCCGCGACTGGGAACGCTTCGGCCCGCTGCTCCTGCGCCACCGCTGGCTCCTGGCGGCGGACATGGGCCTCAGCGCCCTCCTCCTGATCACGGCCACCCCCGAGTCCCCCCTCGGCTTCGTCTCCCTGTGCACCCCACTGCTGGCCGGGCTGGTCTACGGGTGGCGCGGCTCGGCGGTCTACGCGGCCGCCCAGGCGGTCGCGGTAGCTGCCCTGGCCCACACGCTGACCCTTCCGGCCCTCTGCCTCCTCGCAGGGGCCGCGGGGTCCTGCCTGCGCGACCTCCTCTTCCGCTTCGGCGCGGCGAGCCAGGCCCTGACCGAGACCCGGGCCCGCCTGGCGGTCACCGAAGCCATCCGCGCGGAGCGCGACCACCTGGCCCGGGAGATGCACGACTCGGTGTCGAAGACCCTGCACGGCCTGGCCCTGACCGCGGACGCCCTGGCCCGCACCACCGACCCGTCGACGCTCCGCGGCCAGGCGGAAGCCTTGTCGGCGGCCGCCCGTACCGCCGCGGCGGAGTCGCGAGCCCTGCTGACGGACCTGCGGCGCGACCTGGACACCCCCGGGGTGTCGCTGCTCCCGGAACTCCGCCGCCTGACGGAAGGCGCGGAGCTCCGCACGACGGGAGTCCTCCCGGCGGTCCCGGCCGCGGTGGCCCGACACCTGCTGGCGGTGGCTTCGGAGGCCCTGGAGAACGCGCGCCGCCACGCGGGGCCGGCGCGTGTCCGGGTCTCCCTGGCCGCCGACCCCACCCACCTCACCCTGACGGTGGAGGACGACGGCCTCGGCCTCGGGGGCGGGGGCGCTGCGGACCTCCCCTCACTCGCACGCGGGGGCCACTTCGGACTGCTCGGCATGACGGAACGCGCGGCCGCGATCGGCGCCCGCCTGCACATCGGTCCCGGCACGGGCGGCGCGGGCTGCCGGGTCCGCCTGGACCTGCCGCTGGCGGCGCTGGACGGCGGTGCGTGA
- the cpaB gene encoding Flp pilus assembly protein CpaB, whose translation MNSRQRRGVILLILSVLCALAAFGGVLVLIGDVNSKVGAEVVAYRVKSDIAPYTPLAAGQFEQVSVPKRWLSDTAVTDLGQLKDKMALTALKQGSLLQSDMFVDRPKLQAGEQEIAIMIDASTGVAGKITPGAKVNILGTFKGKKPTDPDVAVVMVANARVINVGRLTPLDKDSDKKGPAEAVPITFALSTKDTERVAYAESFAEHVRLALVAPGTDSTPSPGDHFYTLEGDR comes from the coding sequence ATGAACTCACGCCAGCGCCGCGGCGTCATCCTGCTGATCCTGTCGGTCCTGTGCGCCCTCGCCGCCTTCGGTGGGGTCCTGGTGCTGATCGGCGACGTCAACTCCAAGGTCGGGGCCGAGGTCGTCGCGTACCGGGTCAAGAGCGACATAGCCCCGTACACCCCGCTGGCGGCAGGCCAGTTCGAGCAGGTCTCGGTCCCCAAGCGGTGGCTGTCGGACACCGCCGTCACCGACCTCGGCCAGCTCAAGGACAAGATGGCGCTCACCGCCCTGAAGCAGGGCTCGCTGCTCCAGAGCGACATGTTCGTCGACCGGCCCAAGCTCCAGGCCGGCGAACAGGAGATCGCCATCATGATCGACGCGTCCACCGGCGTGGCGGGCAAGATCACCCCCGGCGCCAAGGTCAACATCCTGGGCACCTTCAAGGGCAAGAAGCCCACCGACCCCGACGTGGCCGTGGTCATGGTGGCCAACGCCCGCGTCATCAACGTCGGCCGGCTCACGCCCCTGGACAAGGACAGCGACAAGAAGGGCCCGGCCGAGGCCGTCCCGATCACCTTCGCCCTGAGCACCAAGGACACCGAGCGCGTCGCCTACGCCGAGTCCTTCGCGGAGCACGTGCGCCTCGCCCTGGTGGCCCCCGGCACCGACTCGACGCCCAGCCCGGGCGACCACTTCTACACCCTCGAAGGGGACAGGTAA
- a CDS encoding CpaE family protein yields the protein MTTRILPAVGDPEAARVIATLLSQLPGAEPAAAVADSTFLLEMLGRLATESIEELPEVVLVHERIGPLPALELIREVALRFPAVGVVLVTSDASPALFSAAMDSGARGLIGLPLAYEELAARVQAAAQWSVGVRRHLGRGPELPTGPGGKVVTVTGAKGGVGATFAAVQFALAAAAAGRRTALVDMDLQAGDVGSYLDVQFRRSIADLAGIQDISPRVLQDAVYDDRTGLALLLAPADGERGEEVDDRAARHVIAALRARYEVVVIDCGTQVTGANAAAVETADVAVLVTTPDVVAVRAAKRMVRMWERLQVRKAEDTAMLVNRWSKNTEIQPSLIEKITKTRAVRTPVPAAFKELQAVVDAGRVQDLDNRSTVKQALWAVAGELGLLTAPEAPGAPGAAAPAEQPGAAVAVRASGPVARLRGGDRGALGPWLRRGREG from the coding sequence ATGACCACCCGAATCCTGCCCGCGGTCGGCGATCCCGAAGCCGCCCGCGTCATCGCCACCCTCCTCAGCCAGCTCCCGGGCGCCGAGCCCGCCGCGGCCGTCGCCGACTCCACCTTCCTCCTCGAGATGCTCGGCCGGCTCGCCACCGAGTCGATCGAGGAACTGCCCGAGGTGGTCCTCGTACACGAGCGGATCGGTCCGCTCCCGGCTCTGGAGCTCATCCGCGAGGTCGCCCTGCGCTTCCCGGCGGTCGGGGTCGTCCTGGTCACTTCGGACGCGAGCCCCGCGCTCTTCTCCGCCGCCATGGACTCGGGCGCGCGCGGCCTGATCGGCCTGCCGCTGGCCTACGAGGAACTCGCGGCCCGCGTCCAGGCCGCCGCCCAGTGGTCCGTGGGCGTACGCCGCCACCTGGGCCGGGGCCCGGAGCTGCCCACCGGCCCCGGGGGCAAGGTCGTCACGGTCACCGGGGCCAAGGGCGGAGTCGGTGCCACCTTCGCGGCCGTGCAGTTCGCGCTGGCCGCGGCCGCCGCGGGGCGGCGTACCGCCCTGGTCGACATGGACCTCCAGGCGGGCGACGTCGGCTCGTACCTCGACGTGCAGTTCCGGCGCTCCATCGCCGACCTCGCCGGCATCCAGGACATCTCCCCGCGCGTCCTGCAGGACGCCGTCTACGACGACCGCACCGGGCTGGCGCTGCTGCTCGCCCCGGCGGACGGCGAACGGGGCGAGGAGGTCGACGACCGGGCCGCCCGGCACGTGATCGCCGCCCTGCGCGCCCGCTACGAGGTCGTCGTCATCGACTGCGGCACCCAGGTCACCGGAGCCAACGCGGCGGCGGTGGAGACGGCCGACGTGGCGGTGCTGGTCACCACCCCGGACGTGGTCGCGGTCCGGGCGGCCAAGCGGATGGTCCGGATGTGGGAACGGCTCCAGGTCCGCAAGGCGGAGGACACGGCGATGCTCGTCAACCGCTGGAGCAAGAACACCGAGATCCAGCCCTCCCTGATCGAGAAGATCACCAAGACCCGGGCCGTACGCACCCCGGTCCCGGCCGCCTTCAAGGAGCTCCAGGCGGTCGTGGACGCGGGCCGGGTCCAGGACCTGGACAACCGCTCGACGGTGAAGCAGGCGCTGTGGGCGGTGGCCGGGGAACTGGGCCTGCTGACGGCGCCCGAGGCCCCGGGTGCGCCCGGCGCCGCCGCGCCCGCCGAGCAGCCGGGCGCGGCCGTGGCCGTACGGGCCTCCGGGCCGGTGGCGCGGCTGCGCGGCGGCGACCGGGGCGCGCTCGGGCCGTGGCTGCGGCGCGGCCGGGAGGGCTGA